The Acidobacteriota bacterium DNA window TCCCCTCGCCGCGTCATCGCTCGCCCTCCGCGGCCCCGCGCAGGCGCTCGGCGAGCGGCAGGTCGGCCGGCAGCAACGGCAGCTCCGGCATCTGCTCGGGGCGGAACCAGCCGAGGGCCGCGACCTCGAGCGGCCGCGGGACGCCGCGGACGATGCGGGCGCGGAGGAACAGCAGCTCCACCCGCCGATCCGGGTACCGATGCTCGGTGCGCCAGAGTTCCTCTCCCGGCTCGACGTCCACGCCGATCTCCTCGCGAAGTTCCCTGCGGAGCGCCTCTCCGGGCCGCTCCCCGGGTTCGAGCTTGCCGCCCGGAAATTCCCAGTAGGACGCCATGTGGGACCCGTCGGGGCGGAGCGTGAGGAGGTACCGGCCGTCGCGGCCGATCACGGCGGC harbors:
- a CDS encoding (deoxy)nucleoside triphosphate pyrophosphohydrolase — encoded protein: MAERRTAGKEATPRQRVVAAVIGRDGRYLLTLRPDGSHMASYWEFPGGKLEPGERPGEALRRELREEIGVDVEPGEELWRTEHRYPDRRVELLFLRARIVRGVPRPLEVAALGWFRPEQMPELPLLPADLPLAERLRGAAEGER